Genomic segment of Kibdelosporangium phytohabitans:
GCCGATAGGTCTGGGCCACCGCGGTGAAGGTCTTACCCGCACCGGTGGCCATCTGAATCAGCGCCCGCGGCCGATCATGGGCCAGGGACTCCTCAAGGCCAGTGATCGCGTCTACCTGCGCCAGACGCAGCCCATTCGGCTCCAGCACCGGGAGTCTGCGCAGGGCAGCCCGCAAGGTAGGCACGGTAGGTGCTTCCTCAGCACGGCGCATCCAGTCCGCAACCGTTTCGGGGCGGTGGAAGGCGAAGACCTCACGGGACCGGGCCTCAGGGTCGAGCCGGTTGATGAAGTAGGTCTCAGCACCTGTTGTGGCGTAACGGAAGGCGAAGGGCTCGCTCTCCCGCCAGACTGCGAGCCGATGTTCTTTCAGCACCCCGGCCGCATACCGGTCGTTCTGCTCGACAGCGCTAGAGAGGTGGTCACCTTCGCGCTTGGCTTCCACGACACCAACAATCTTGGCGTCTACGTAGAGAACGTAATCGGCCCGACCTGTCGCGAGGGTGAACTCGCGGACGGCCACACCTTGGCCAGCAAGCGGGTTCAGTTGGTCACGGTCTTGGACGAACCAGCCACACGCAAGCAGCATCGCGTCAATTGCGTCGCGAGCCTGCACCTCGTTAAGCGGCGCGGGGCGCTGCGCTCGGTGGACGATCGCGTCTCGGCGCTGGGCGTCGACCTGGCGTGGCTGCTTGCGCGCTTCCTCATACCGCGTGTGCTGGGCGCTTCTGAGCTCTTCTATCTGACTACTCAGCTGTTCGACCTGAGCGAGTAGCGCCTCCTTATTAGCCGCGGCGCTGGCGATCAAGCGCTCGGCCTCAGCGCGGGCCTTGCGTTCAGCCTCCAAGGCGGTATTGGACTCGGCCAGGCGCATACGGGCCTGTGTCAGCGCTTGGCGGTGGCCATCCAGAGCTTCGCGGAGTTCGGCCAGCTCGGCCGGATCCGTGACCTGCGCGTTGTCACCTGGGTCGGTGGGCGGAACGAACTCTGCGACCGTCCGGCGGCCCTCGATCGCGTCGTGGAACCAGAGCCCAAGCTTGTAGCAGATACGTACGGCGGCCAGCGCGCGTGCGGTGTCGAAAAGATGCCTGTGGGCGGCAGTGTTCCGGTCGCGGCGAAGCTGGTCGAAGTCCTCGCGAATTCCGCTCACGAGAACGCCGGCCCTGGTCAGAGCGGTCAGGCGGTCGACCTGACGGTCGCCCTCGATCCGCATCCCGATCCGTGCAACAAGCTCCTCGGCCAGAACTTCACCAAACTGGCCAGCCTGGACCAACGAGGAGTTCGGGTTCGTGAAGGCGGTCGCCTCAGCGAGGGCACCGTAGATCGACAGCAAGGGCTGGTGGCGGTACAGGAGCCCAAAGTTCGGCGACCCCTTTCCGAAGTCACGAAGCCGATCGTCCACGTGGTACCCCTTCCTTGCCCGCACGAGCAACGACCGAGCCCACGGAAGCTATCTCGGTGGTAATGGCACTGGATAGGTGAACCGCAGGGCACTCGATCCTGTGTACGTGATCGACGCTGGAGTGAAGCTCGCTACAGATGTCTCTGAGCAGGGATGACCTTGAGCTGCTGCGCCGCCCAGACGAGTAGTCGTTTGCTCAGGACAGCGCAGTCGCGCTCGGCAGTCGTCTTCGCCTACGAAGGGCAGCGTTCCGGCGGGTCGATATGTGATCCGCGGCAGGCCCGCACCAGACCGACCTGCGAAGCGCGCAGGATCACCTTGCCGTACTCGGACTGCTTGTAGTCGCCACGCAGCAGGTCGGCGACCGACCAGATGAACGTCGCATGGTTCTTGATCACCGTCGAGCTGGACTCCACCATCCGCCAACCTTCATCACGTTCCGCATATTGTCGATCCGCTCATCCTGGCATGTACGGCTTGGCGGAGGAGCCGAACCCTTCGAGCGCCGTCACATCCATTCACGACAGGACGATCACCCGATCGGGCGATGCGTCGTAGCAGAGCCGCCGCCAGTAGAGTCATTGGATTGCCGAGTGGGAGGGATACGGCATGGTCGCCGCGCGCGAGACGACGCTGCAGGAGCTGCTGGAAGGATCCAAGCAGTATCGAGTTCCGCTTTACCAACGGACATACTCCTGGACGAAGACGCAGCTCTCCCGCTTGTGGGAGGACATCACGCAGCTGGCTGAGGACCGGATCAAGCATCCGGACGCCTCGCATTTCATCGGCTCGCTTGTCCTCGCGCCCAGTCCCAGCAACGGCCCAACTGGTGTCCAGGAGTATCTCGTTGTTGACGGCCAGCAACGGCTGACAACCCTGACCATCCTGCTGTGCGCGATCCGCGACCATCGTGTCGCTCAGGAAGGACCAGAACATCGAGACCGAATCAACCAGCAATATCTGATCAACAACTGGAAACCCGAACAACAGCGACTCAAGCTGGTACCTACCCAGGCCGACCGGCCTGCGTACGTCGCTTGCCTGGATTCAACCCCGCAAGCCGGTGGCAGTGATCCTGTGGGAGCAGCGTATCGGTACTTCTCCGCGCAACTCCTCACCATGGACGATGCCGACAACTTGGTTGACATCGATCATATCGAAAACGCGGTTATTTCAGGCTTAGCGCTTGTCTCCGTGACCGCCCAGCAGGGGGACAATGCCCATCGCATCTTCGAGTCGTTGAACAACACTGGCCTGCAGTTGACTCAGGCGGATCTTCTTCGAAACTACCTCTTCATGCGCTTGCCGACTCGCGGCGAGAGTGTCTACAACGCGCTGTGGCTACCACTACAGGATCAGCTGAACAGCAAAGACCTGGAACTGCTGTTCTGGCTCGATTTGGTTCAGCGGGACTCCAGGATCAAGCAGACCGACACCTACGCCGGACAGCAGGCTCGGCTCGATCGTATGTGCACGGAAGAAGAGATCGAAGCGGAGGTGGCCCGCTTCAGCCGACTGGGTGTCCTGCTGAAGAGCATTCTCGACCCGACTCTCGAGAAGGTAAAAGAGGTGCGGGTCAGGCTCCGACGTCTTCGGGACTGGGGTACCAGCACCGTGTATCCGTTACTGCTGCATTTGCTCGATCGACG
This window contains:
- a CDS encoding type I restriction-modification system subunit M N-terminal domain-containing protein; this translates as MVESSSTVIKNHATFIWSVADLLRGDYKQSEYGKVILRASQVGLVRACRGSHIDPPERCPS